CAGCGATAAAAACAATGAGCAGGGCAGCCTGGAGAAATCCAAATCAAACTCGCTGAATACCGATGTAAAGTACAATATCCTGCAAAGCACTTCTATAATGGCTAAATTCACTTATTCAGAAATATCTTTTACTTCGTTCGACGGCGTGCCTAATCCAAACTCTTCTTCCGGCTATATTATCCTGGAAGGCTTGCAGCCAGGTAAGAACTATTTATGGACGCTGGACCTCACCAAAAGACTGATGAATAACCTGGAGTTCAGTATGCAGTATGAAGGGCGTAAACCAGGCGCTTCGCGGATAGTGCATATAGGAAGGGCATCGATAAGAGCATTGTTATAACAGACATCATAAAAAAAGTCCTCCCGACGCGTCGGGAGGACTTTTTTCAAAAATTTATAGTGAAAGATTATCCGAAGATTCCACCTTTCTTAAGTGAACGGGTAGCTTCGCCGATCTTGAAACCATTGTGGTATACTTCGATCTTGTAGTTACCTTGTTTGAAAGCGCTGTTTTGTTTCCAGGCGAATTCAACGTGTTTGCTTTTGCCAGCTTCGAAGTCAACAGGAACTTTAGCGGTGAACAGTTTTTCACCTTCTTCACGTGTAGTGAATTTGCCAGAACCTAAAGCTTCAACAGCTACTGGTTGACCATCGGGACCAGTGATGCAAACGTAAACATCAGTAGAACCTGATTGAGCGATGCGGTTAGCAACGTCCATAGCAATTACCAGTTTGTCAACTTTCTTTGCCGAGGTTGTTTCTGATTCTTTACCGTTTTTCTTTTCGTTAACCGGAGTAACAGTGATGTTAGAAGCATTCAGGGTAGAAGCGATGTCTACTTTAGTTGCTAATTCATCTTTCTGTTGAGTGGTAGTTTGCAGATCTGTAGTGAGTTTTTCTTTATCAGCAGTCAACTGGGTTTTATCTGTAGTCAACTGTTGATTTTCCGCAGTTAAACGGGCTACTTCCTGTTCCAGGTTAGCGATCTTGTCGTTCAGTTCGCCGATCAAAGCCTGTGCTTTTTTCTTTTCACCTTCAGACAGACGTTGTTTTTTCAGGATGCTACCGATCTGACCTTTCAGCTTTGTGATTTCGCTGGTTTTATCATTTACTTTTCCTTCCAGTTCATTGTTATAACCGGTTAAAGAATCCAGACGAGTTAAAGCTGCATCAAAGCTTTTTTGTAATTCATTCTTTGATGAATCTACTGCTACGTATTGAGTTTGCAGTTGAGTGATCTTTTGATCAGACTTGTTTTTGTCCCATAAAAAGTATCCCCATGTACCAAGAATACCAACGGCTAATAAACCGATGATCAGGTTCTTTGAATCACGTTTTGGGGGTGCACCTTGTGGACTAGCGGATGGATAATTGGTTGTACTCATAATAAGTGTATGTTTATTTTGAAAGGTTATGAAATCGGGTTCAGTATTGCGTTTTTATTATGGGTTAGTTCGTTGTTATTGGGTTTCGCATATGGGTTTGACCAAAACCATGCCAGAATTTTGCTTTTAACCTTTCCACAGGCCGGCATTGAACGCTGAAGTGTGGGAATGTATTGTGTTACAGTTGTGTATAATTCGCTATATGTCATGGCTTATTTTGTGGTAATATTGCAAAGTTTAAACCACGATTTATTAATAGATGTCTGCTGAAAAAATTATATCTGACTGGAAAAAGAAGCTCTTTAAACCGGTTTATTGGCTCGAAGGCGAAGAGGATTATTTTATCGACAAAATAGTGCATTATGCCGAGCATAGCATTTTAACGGACGCTGAGGCGGGTTTTAATTTGACCGTGTTTTATGGCCGTGATGCAGACTGGACCCAGGTGATCAATGCCTGTAAACGATACCCCATGTTTGCTGAACGCCAGGTGGTGTTGCTGAAGGAAGCGCAACATATGCGTGATATCGACAAATTGGAGTCATACATCGGGCAACCACTGACATCCACCGTGTTTATTGTAGCATACAAAGAAAAAAAGGTGGATGGACGTACGCAGCTGGCCAAACTGCTGAAGACAAAGGCTGAATTGTTTACTACCAAAAAAATGTACGATAACCAGCTGCCCGATTGGACCAATGAGCTGGTTAAAAGTAAAGGCTATACCATTTCACAAAAGGGGTTATTGCTGCTGGTAGATCATATAGGCAATGACCTTAGCCGTATTGATAACGAGATTGAAAAAATGCTGGTGAACCTGGGCAGCAGGACCAGTATTACCGAAGATGATATTGAGAAGTATGTAGGTGTAAGCAAGGAATACAATCCTTTTGAATTACAATCGGCCATGGCTGCAAAAGACCTGAGCAAAGCCATGCGCATCATCCAATACTTTGAAGCCAATCCCAAGGCAGCGCCCATACAACTGGTATTGCCTACGCTATATAACCTTTTCAGTAAAACCTATATGATTTTTGGCCAGGCCAGTAAGGATGAAAAAACCATTGCCGCCAATATTGGCGTGAATGCCTGGTTTGTGAAAGATTATTTACTGGTAGCACGTAACTACGGCTATAACGGCGTTGAAAAAGCGCTGCTGCTGCTGCATCATTATAACCTCCGGAGTGTGGGGATCAATGATACGGGTTCATCAGATGCTTCGTTGTTGAAGGAGATGGTGGCGAAGATGGTGAATTAGGCTAATGTGATAATTCGATAATTTGCTAATGTGATAATGGAATACAGACTGCGGTAAGGCTTTGCGTGAGCTTCGGATTTTTCATTTTTGTATTCACTTCAACATTCGATTTTCGACATTCAATATTTTGTATTCCCCTTTATCCCTTTCCTAATACCCTTAAAGTATCTTCTTTATCTTTTGCGAGTTGTTCAACCAATGCTTCAAGTCCGTTGAACTTTACTTCGCTGCGCAAATATTTTTTGATGTATACGCGTAAGGTAGCGCCGTAGATATTTTCATTGAAATCAAAGATGTTTACCTCAATTACCCGGTCAGTGCCACCGATGGTTGGCCTTATACCAATACTCATCATTCCGTTTAGCAATCCCTGCCCTTTGCCCTCTTCTGTTTGCCGTTTGCCGTCTGCCGTCTGCCGGATCTCCGCTTGCACCGCGTAAATCCCATTGCCCGGGATCAGCTTTTCTTCATTTTCAATACGCAGGTTGGCGGTGGGATAGCCCAGGGTTCGGCCCAGCTTGTTGCCGTCTACTACCGTGCCTTCAAAAAAGAAATCGTAACCCAGCAGGGTGTTGGCCACATCGGTATTGCCATGCAGGATGGCTTCGCGAATGCGGGTGGAGCTTACCGTGTTGTCGTTGATGAGGTGGGCTGGTATTTCCATCAGGCTAAAGCCAAGGCGCTGGCTGTATTCTTCCAGCAATTTGTAATCGCCCTTGCGGTCCTTTCCAAACCGGTGGTCGTACCCGATGATAACGGTATGGGGATGAAATTTCTCAACCAGGAATTGTTCAATATAGTCTTCGGGCGTTTGTTGGGCAAACGCATCGGTGAACGGCACCACCACCAGGTGATCGATGCCATTTTTATCGAGCAGTTCAATTTTTTCGTCGATCGTATTGATGAGCTGAATACCGGGCTGGCCGCTCACGATCACTTTCCGCGGGTGGGGGTGAAAGGTGATGATCACCGTTTCCCCGCCAATCCGGGCGGCTTCGCGCTTCAATTGCTCCAGAATGGTTTTGTGGCCGGTATGCACCCCATCGAACGTGCCTATCGTAACAACAGCCTTTTTAAAGGCCGGAATGGTTTCTGTTGAGAAGTAAACTTTCATAAACGAGGTGCGAATATATTTAGAGATTTTGGGATTTTGCGATTTTGAGATTTATTGGGAAGGTTAAACGGGAGCAAATCCCCAGATCCTGAAATCTCAAAATCAGAAATTAGGTGTTACCTTTGCCGATTCAAAAGATAAATATCAGTAATGAGTTTATATTCACAACGGGGTGTTTCTGCCCAGAAAGAAGAAGTTCACAAGGCTACAGAAAAGTTAGATAAAGGTTTGTATCCCCATGCTTTCTGCAAAATATACCCCGATTACCTTACCGGCCAGCAAGACTGGGTGAATGTAATGCATGCCGATGGCGCCGGTACCAAAAGCATTCTGGCTTATTTATACTGGAAAGAAACCGGCGACCTGTCGGTTTGGAAGGGCATTGCACAGGATGCCGTGGTAATGAACCTCGATGACCTGCTGTGTGTGGGCATTACGGATAACCTGTTATTTTCATCAACCATCGATCGTAATAAAACCGTGGTATCGGGCGATGTACTGGAAACCGTGATCAACGGCACCCAGGAGTTGTTCGATTCGCTGAAACAGTTCAATGTAAACATCCATTACCTGGGTGGCGAAACTGCCGATGTAGGGGATGTGGTGCGCACCATTGCGGTAAACGGCACCATGACTGCCCGCTGGCCCAAAAACCGGCTGGTGACCAACGATAAGATCCAGGCCGGCGATGTAATTGTAGGTTTCAGCAGCTTTGGACAAACCGTTTACGAAACGGAGTACAACAGCGGTATCGGCAGCAACGGACTCACCAGCGCCCGCCACGATGTATTAAGCAAATTCTACGCAGAAAAATTCAAAGAATCATACGAGAACAGCCTGGCCGGTGAAGTGGTTTATATCGGGCCCTATCTGCTCACCGATACGGTTGGCCGGGAACAATACCAGGTAGGCAAATTGTTGTTATCGCCTACCCGTACTTACGCTCCCTTATTGCAGGCCCTGTTTGCCAATCATTTTGACGCCATCCACGGACTTGTCCATTGCAGTGGGGGTGGACAAACAAAATGTATGAAGTACCTGCCCGGTAACTTCCGCGTTATAAAGGATAATTTATTTGAACCGCCTATCATCTTCCAGTTGATCCAGGAAGCATCCGGCAGCGACAACCGCGAAATGTACCAGGTGTTTAACATGGGCCATCGCCTGGAAGTGTTTACCGATGCCGCTTCTGCCCCTCAGTTCATTGAGGAAGCTAAAAAGCTGGGCATTGACGCGCAGATCGTAGGCCGTGTTGAAGCCAGTGATAAGAAAGAGCTGGTGCTGAAAGTAGGGGATGAGGAGATTGTTTATTAGCTGAAAGCGGAAAGGCTATAGCCCAAAGCAATACACGCCTGCGCGGTAACACCCTGAACTCTGAACTTGGAACCCGGAACTAAATAACTTCTATTCCTGCATCCCTGTAAGGTTTCAACAGCGGGTCATCAGGTGATAATTCGGTGATGAGCATATGTATTTTACTGATGTCACAAATGTGGATCGGTTGAATACTGTTGATCTTTTCGGCAATGCTGAGGCAAACCACTTTTTGCGCTGATTCTACCATCGCTTTTTTCAATTGCACCACATCCCAGTCGCTATCGGTAATACCATCTTTGAGGCTAATGGCATTAACGCCTAAAAAACACAGATCGGCGCGGATGCGTTTGATTTGCGTAATGGCTTCGCCGCCGGTAGTGATCTTGCTGTTTTTGGAAACCTTATCGCCAATGGCGATCACATCAACCGATGGATGTTGCATGTATTCAAGAATAGCCGGTATGCTGCCTGAAACAAAAGTGGCTTTTAACCGGGGTGGCAAAGCCTTGGCCATTTCAATAATGGTGGTGCCGCCGGTGGTTAATACAAACATGCCGTCATGTATAAGCGACGCTGCCTTGCGGGCGATGGTTTTTTTGTGATCGTGCGAGTATATATGGGATGTTGTATAATGTACCTGGCTAAAAGAGTGCGACAAGGCCCCGCCATGCACTTTTATGATCTTGCCTTCATCGGCCAGCTCCTGTAAATCGCGCCGGATGGTGTCTTCCGATACGTTCATGTCCCTGCTGAGGTTACTTGACATCACCTTGTTGTGAAGGTTCACCTGGTGTAAAATATAAGCTTGTCGTTCTTTCTTTAACATGTTGGACGAAAGGGATTGACCCGGTTTTAATTCCGGACGAAAGCTATATAAAATCCTGTATAAAAAATGTAAAAATTTGCCTGAACCATGCGGTAAAAAGCTACACAAACCTGGTATTAAAATAAAGAGTCATTTACCAACCGGCAAATGACTCTGTTCTTATATGCTAAATTTCTTATTTAAGAAATGGGCGCTGTTGGCTTTTCAAGACGAAAGCTGACCTTGAAAAAGTATTGTGCCGGTGGCAACTGGTCTGTGTTGGAAAACCTCGGCTTCGTATCATACACTCTTTTTACCATATCACTGAACAGCTGTTGTGTTTCTTCTCTGGTCAGCGATTTGGCAGGAGGCGTATCGTTCACATAGCTTACAGTTACCAGGTCGTTGATAGTTTTGGCTTCTGCAGGCGCTTGCTCATAGAGCTTTACATTACCGATCTCTCCTTTTTCATTAACAGCTACGGAAAAATATACAGTCCCTTCGGCATGGTTAGCCAATGCCTGTTGGGGATAGCGGCAATTGCGGTTAAATTGCTTGCTGATCTTATAAAGAATGGAGTCGTGCAATGGACTTGGCATAGATGTGTAATCGGCAGATGGTGCCTGCGTGGCCATGCTCATTGGTTTGCCTGCATAACTCACAATACCTTCCAGGATCTTTTTGGCAACGGCCTCCTGATTGCTGCTGTTGCTGAAATAAGCGAGGTCTTTTGCGTTGTCTATATATCCGCATTCGATTAACACGGCAGGGCAGGGGGTGCGCTGCAATACCCAAATGTTTTTTTCCAAACGCTGTTTCAACGTTTCGTCGGTTGTATACACCTTAGTCAATTGCTGAGTAAGGGCAGCACCCAGTAGTTTTGACTGGTTTACGCGTTGGGTGGTGTCATTGGGGATATAGATCTCAATACCGGTACGGTTGGCAGGCCCTGACTCTCCGGTGGTTGATACATGTATGGAAAGGTACATAGCCGGCCTGATCTTTTCGGCGAGCGCAGTACGGGCCCTCAGGCCATCTTCTTTATCGGTAGTACCTCCGGGGAAATTATCATCGGTGCGGG
The Niastella koreensis GR20-10 genome window above contains:
- the holA gene encoding DNA polymerase III subunit delta; amino-acid sequence: MSAEKIISDWKKKLFKPVYWLEGEEDYFIDKIVHYAEHSILTDAEAGFNLTVFYGRDADWTQVINACKRYPMFAERQVVLLKEAQHMRDIDKLESYIGQPLTSTVFIVAYKEKKVDGRTQLAKLLKTKAELFTTKKMYDNQLPDWTNELVKSKGYTISQKGLLLLVDHIGNDLSRIDNEIEKMLVNLGSRTSITEDDIEKYVGVSKEYNPFELQSAMAAKDLSKAMRIIQYFEANPKAAPIQLVLPTLYNLFSKTYMIFGQASKDEKTIAANIGVNAWFVKDYLLVARNYGYNGVEKALLLLHHYNLRSVGINDTGSSDASLLKEMVAKMVN
- a CDS encoding bifunctional riboflavin kinase/FAD synthetase; translation: MKVYFSTETIPAFKKAVVTIGTFDGVHTGHKTILEQLKREAARIGGETVIITFHPHPRKVIVSGQPGIQLINTIDEKIELLDKNGIDHLVVVPFTDAFAQQTPEDYIEQFLVEKFHPHTVIIGYDHRFGKDRKGDYKLLEEYSQRLGFSLMEIPAHLINDNTVSSTRIREAILHGNTDVANTLLGYDFFFEGTVVDGNKLGRTLGYPTANLRIENEEKLIPGNGIYAVQAEIRQTADGKRQTEEGKGQGLLNGMMSIGIRPTIGGTDRVIEVNIFDFNENIYGATLRVYIKKYLRSEVKFNGLEALVEQLAKDKEDTLRVLGKG
- a CDS encoding AIR synthase related protein, producing MSLYSQRGVSAQKEEVHKATEKLDKGLYPHAFCKIYPDYLTGQQDWVNVMHADGAGTKSILAYLYWKETGDLSVWKGIAQDAVVMNLDDLLCVGITDNLLFSSTIDRNKTVVSGDVLETVINGTQELFDSLKQFNVNIHYLGGETADVGDVVRTIAVNGTMTARWPKNRLVTNDKIQAGDVIVGFSSFGQTVYETEYNSGIGSNGLTSARHDVLSKFYAEKFKESYENSLAGEVVYIGPYLLTDTVGREQYQVGKLLLSPTRTYAPLLQALFANHFDAIHGLVHCSGGGQTKCMKYLPGNFRVIKDNLFEPPIIFQLIQEASGSDNREMYQVFNMGHRLEVFTDAASAPQFIEEAKKLGIDAQIVGRVEASDKKELVLKVGDEEIVY
- a CDS encoding DeoR/GlpR family DNA-binding transcription regulator — its product is MLKKERQAYILHQVNLHNKVMSSNLSRDMNVSEDTIRRDLQELADEGKIIKVHGGALSHSFSQVHYTTSHIYSHDHKKTIARKAASLIHDGMFVLTTGGTTIIEMAKALPPRLKATFVSGSIPAILEYMQHPSVDVIAIGDKVSKNSKITTGGEAITQIKRIRADLCFLGVNAISLKDGITDSDWDVVQLKKAMVESAQKVVCLSIAEKINSIQPIHICDISKIHMLITELSPDDPLLKPYRDAGIEVI